In the Manis javanica isolate MJ-LG chromosome 12, MJ_LKY, whole genome shotgun sequence genome, CGCCGGTGCGAGCTGGCAGCTGCGCTTAACCTGCCTGAAACCACCATCAAGGTAGCGGTGCCAGCATGCGCCTGGTCTAGCTTCCCCGGGGGTGTATgggttgattttgttttttccttattcctTTTTGGATGGCTAGATTTAGCTAAAAGTCAGCAAAGGAATTGGCATATTTATTTCTCAGCTGCGGAAGGATTGGCTAGCCTGGCTGAGTTGGGAAGGCCGCGAAATTGCAGAGCCGATGCCGCAAACGCTCACTTCTGGTCGATTCTGCCCAGCGCCTGCCTAGGCGCCCCTAGTCCAAGTTCATGGCCCCACTTTCCCCTCGGCTGCAAAGCCGGTTGGTCTTTGTTCCTGTGGCAAGCACCAGAGGTGAAACTTTTCATTTGCTCTTGATTGGAGATTTATTTTTCACGTGAATCGTTAACTCCAGAGTAAAGGACACTGTATTTTAACAGTCGATTGGGTTAAGAAAGTAGTTTCCTCAACATTTTTCTCCCGGGGAGCAGGAAAAAGACGGcctcttgggggaggggaggaaaatgCAACGAAATTGTGCGTACTTATGTATCTGTAGGCGATTAATTTTATTATACGTCTGGGAGAGATAGCCGGGAGGTGGGCGACTTGGTGAACACTTCACGGAGGATCCGACACTCTagaaaaagagaataagaaaCTCCACGGGAtagaggaggggtgtggaagtCCCCCTTTGGTTTGATCGGGTTTTCTTTAATTTAGAGTTGTGACGAATGATGTCTTCATTAGATACTGTGTTGGGAGGGGTAGAAAAGTCCCCTTCCCAGTTTAAGAGAATGTTGCTTCTGTCACTCATCTGAGGCAAACGATTCTAATAAAATCATCCCTCCAATATACTAAGCGGACCCTTGCCCCTCGAGGCAGGTCCTCGCAGCTCAGAGGTTCAGGATATCGCGCAGCGACCTTTCAGAAAAGCTGCAGTGGTAGCCTCTCTTCAAAGGCGGCCTAGAATCCCCATGTAAATCCTGAGATGAGAATCTGGTGCTCAGCGAGGCTGGGCAACGGTGGgtggtgggaaggagaggaaagggtGGGTTGGGACGAGAAAACGCAGCTAAAAGAGCAGAAGCCTGCCGAGCCTCAGCAGTCGGACACAGGCGAGATTCATTTTGCTGAAGAGGGTGTGCTCACCGTGGCCCACAGCTGCCGCCCACAGTGTCCCAGCTGGGAAAGCAGAGCGGGGAGTGGGGCCCAGCTCGGTCGGAGGGGGTAGAGCAGGCCATTCAGAGGTCCgggaaggggaggagaggcaTGGGGCggaggctggggcctgggcgCGCTCCCTAAGTCTGGCCGCCCCGCGGCTTTTCCTGCAGGTGTGGTTCCAGAACCGGCGAATGAAGGACAAGCGGCAGCGCCTGGCCATGTCGTGGCCGCACCCGGCCGACCCCAGCTTCTACACCTACATGATGACGCACGCGGCCGCCACCGGAAGCCTGCCCTATCCCTTCCACTCGCACGTGCCGCTGCACTACTACCCGCATGTGGGCGTCACGGCTGCGGCCGCGGCGGCTGCGGCCTCCGGCGCGGCGGCTGCGGCCTCTTCGCCCTTCGCCACATCCATCCGACCTCTGGACACTTTCCGCGCCCTCTCACATCCCTACTCGCGGCCGGAGCTGCTGTGCAGCTTCCGCCACCCGGGCCTCTACCAGACGCCCGCGGCCGCTGCTGGGCTCAACAGCGCGGCCTCCGCCGCCGCGGCTGCGGCAGCAGCCGCGGCAGCGGCCTCCTCGGCCGCGGCGGCCGGGGCGCCCCCAAGCGGCGGCTCCGCGCCCTGTTCTTGCCTCAGTTGTCACAGTAGTCAGTCcgcggcggcggccgcggcggcaGCCGCAGCGGCCCTGGGTTCCCgggggggcggcgggggcggcgggggcggtGGAGGTGCCGCAGGGGCCTCCGGGGGCTCGGACTTCGGCTGCAGCGCCGCGGCGCCGCGTTCCGAGAGCGGTTTCCTGCCCTACTCAGCCGCTGTGCTTAGCAAGACTGCCGTTAGCCCGCCGGACCAGAGGGACGAGGCGACGCTCACCAGATAACTACGTCGCCACCACCAGGGTGCCGTGCCCGCCGCTCCGAGTGTGCCCGGGAGTCCCCTGGGAGCTCCCCGCGCCCTCCGAGCGCTGCCCGCTGCTAAAGTTGCCGCCAGGGGGCGCTCCGGCGCGGAAGGCCGAAGGGAACCTACTCCGAATTGGGGGGAAAGGCAGGCGCGAAAGCCCACCTTGAGCTCtccaaattatatttttgtatttgttaccCACAACCTCTGCGCCTCTACGTGTGTTTCCCGCTTCCTGGGCCCTGCTTCCCGCCTCTGTGCTGAGCTCTTGGTTTCCCGAAGACAAACCCCTCGCCCAGTCTCCTGGGGTCTCGGGCCTTGGCTGTAAGCCCACAGGCGCGATTTACTCAGCTGAACCACGTGGCCAGAAGCAACGGAGAACACAAAGAGAGGGGAATGGTGTGCGCTAGTGCTTTGTGCGGGAGGGAGTCACCCCCCCCCCCATCACCCCGAGGTTCCTGAGGctgcttctttttcttccatcctttcttctcttttctttaaacaaGGGTAAGGGGGTAGGGTAGCAATTTTCCTCCCAGCCTGAGCTTCGTTAGGGGCCCTGTCCGAGGAGAGCGGAGGAATGGAGGCCTGAGAAAACGGCTAGCGGGGCGGATGGAGAGCGCGGGCGGCCGCGGGTGTGTTTGTGAGATTGTTTACCGCGTGCTGGAGCAAGGCAGGTGGGGCTGTGGCCGCTTTCCCCGTTAGGAGAAAGCCGAGGTGGGAAGGGGTGATGGTCTTGCCACCTCCCTCACGGTGTCTCGGCCCACCACCgttctcttttctgatctttGGCTTGGGATGGAGGCGTCTTGCATATTTTATGCAGAAAGTAATGGCTAATGCGGTTGCCAAAGCCAAGccaggaaagaaaagggaaacaaagggaAGGGTAGGGCAAGACTGACAGATAACTAGCATTTGAGGAAGCGTTTTCAGCTCATTTTCCCAACTACCGGGTTCCCCTCCATCTGGGAAATACTTGAATTTCTAGATATACAATATTATCCTGAAGCATTTCTTCGACACTTTCTAAGTTCGAACTCAATTCCCTTCACCCTTTCCCTCCTCGCTTTCCTTTTCCTCCGGTAAAAGGGTACTTGGCATGTTTTTCAACGCATGTCAATTGCGCCTTCGCCTCTACAAAGCCGCCGCTGGGTTGTCGAGACCCGCTCTGCCAAACCCGACTACTGGAGGGGTTTCCTTGAACTTGAAGAAAGGCACATCAAAACCCACCAGTGTTAACTGCCACGTCAATTTTGATGCTAATAATGTGCAGATTATGACGAAAATTGCCAATCATGCTCTCTGATGGACCTCCTTTGAATGTGGAATTGGAGAAAAGTTCCCCGCACGGAGACCTGCTGTCAAGTACTAACAACCCGCTAAGGGAAGTCATTAGGAGAGACGGATAAGAGACTCGGTACATAAAACATTGTTCTTGGTGCATAGAATGTATGTTATTTAATGTTATCTCTGTTACCTGAAGTGATTTCGCAGAAGAAAGCCACGTTCGTATCATCTCAATTGCCAATTTTCATTTTGGTAACTTGGACGCCCTGGGTAGACTTCTCTCTGTTAAGTTGATATTCCACCAATGTGAACAGCCTCATTAAATCAAGCCCAGATATTTCCATAATGCTCCCCGCAGAGCCACTTCGCTCCTCacataatgagatttttttctcgAGTTGAAGCCCTAAAATAACTTGCTGGTGCATGTGTAGACCCAGCGaagtgggtatgtgtgtgtattaaaatGTAGGTGTGCTACCtacttatttgtgtgtgtatatatgtatgtatgtatgtatatgtatgtatatacatatatatccattCTGTtgaacatatacatatgtaagaGATACACACACCCATATATACCCGCTGGCActattttctgtaatttatttcaaatTCGCTTTCTGACATATGTTTGTTAAAGACACTggatttcaaaaattcatttcctAAAAATAGGCTTTCAGAAAATTTTTGATATAATTCACTTTCCAggagaaattattattttcatcaaatggaaaatatttcaaagggaAACAATATTTCAAACCTTCTGGGGTCTATTAAAATATTCTGATAAAATATTAGAGAACTTCCCAATGAAATAGCAGATCTAAAGCTCaactttctgttctctttcttctttaaaaaataagactacTTATATTAGATATTGATTATACCAGCTCTTATTGAGTTTacgttttaaaatattaatatatactttAAGGTTAAATAAGATAAACCAAAATATGGTACCCTTTTATCAGCTTTACCTTTGTAGATTGTTAAAGTTCTTTCTTATAGTCAGCTATCAGATGTATATAAGGTACGTTAGGCAATAATGTTTACATTTCCCCCCCAAATATATATGATTGATGAGAATGCTGGTTGGTAAAATTAACATAAATTCATCTTATGTTAGGTCCATTGGATCTggttattatattaaaataaaactgtaaataaggtcttcatgctttaaatattgcTGGCTGTATGAACTCACTGTAAGATATTTTACAAATGTGCAATAATTATAAAGCTTTGTATATTATGTTATTTATTGTGTTTGGTcatgtaaaataaatgttatttaaatcacAGCGATTTTATTTGTTTAAGAGATTGCAAAACGGTGCATGttggtgtttgtttttaactGTGGCATCCAGGGTTATGAAAATCTCTTAAAACAACATTTAAATCCATATAATACACATATCAGATGGATTAATTCATTCTAATCATTATTTTTACGGCGAATACATTACTCATGTTTATAGGAGACATGCACTACATCCAAACATTGGTTTAATGTTAATTGGCTGGCTAAACAGATAAGAGTGTTTAGAAGTAGTGTGTGTATGGATACGAAATATAGGGGATATGCCAACATAGATACAAGGAGTATGTACGTATGACTCAAAGCTGGGGGCTGTTTGTTTGCAGTACTACAAAGGTAAACAAAATTAACTCCTCTAACTTGTCCATTTTTTGATCTTCCCATTTCTGGAGTGTATATTAATCTTTTATTCAAGGAAAAAGTCTACATTTAATAGGCTCCTGAAAACACTAAACATGCTTCCTTCCCTTGGCTCACCATCCCTCACTAGCTCTGTGTCCTTTGGCCTCCTTTCAGGGAGTTATAGCATATTCCTTAAACTCAAGTAATGTTTCTGTGTTACTTGCTGAGAACATTTTACCAAATTGGCTATGAATAGTTCAggcaattatatatttaaaactatgaTTTCCCTCTCTTTTGTTTAGGTTTTCTGCCCTGTCTGCTTTCCCAATCTCTGCTGCTTTCTTGAGTTTAATCTGCCTCATCGTGTATTTACAGATCCGCCTTAAAGTCGATATTTCAATGGCAAAATGCAGGAGTCAATGGTGTGTGCAAAGCGGTCTATTTCTGTTCGATTTAAAAACCAAGATGTCCTGTCCTCGAAATTTTCTTTTCCCAACTGCTCACTCTGGCATTAATTACAACGACGTGGACACTATTGGGAATACAGAGGCTGCGATCACAAGCCATTTTGGCCTGTAATTTACCATTATTATTGCATTAGCTCTAAATGATACAAGCTGATACCGTCTTTAATTGCAGGTTGGTTAAATATATACTGGAGTAATCACGAGGGCTGCCTTCGACCCCCCCCCccataaattattttctctcttcctatcTCTTTCCTGAACACCCCCATTAAAGAAATACGATTATAGCAGCACATTTGGACTGGTGATGTATCACCCTGGTTTTCAGTGCTCTTTGCTAACTCGGGGGTTGTAAcccttaaaaacaaaagcattgaGATAGATGGGCCAGCAAACGGAAAAAGACAGTGGCCAAAAAAACCCTGTCCAAAATAACagcatatttttttttgtctccagtgtgcagagaatgaaaaaataattcatcATAAAATGCAGAAGACTGTCTGTCATCAAGCTTGAATTGTTTTtgacaagaaaataaatctgtaggttgtttaatatattttatattttctttatttcgtcGCTAATAGAAAAACCAAATTAAATGTCCACCGGTGAGATAGAAATGCAAAGATCGATGATCCACCCCCCTACTGTCCAATCACCCCTATTTAATTGACTGTATTTTCTGGGTAATTGAACTGCTTGTTGTAAATTGAAGATTTTATAGAAACGACATGAAAACTACATTTACTGACATTCATCGCATCTTTGACATTGATTATCTGATCAACGCATGTCACGGTAACCTCCAATTCTTCATTACACACTGTTTATGAGCTGTTACAGAACAACTTGCTTGTTCCAGGGTGATTGATTGCCTTATTAACGCGTGTTCTTGTAAGTGTGACCGAACTGATTACGATGCATATGTTTAGAATAATGTTTCATTTAGCTGACTGCGAGTAATGCAGGGTGACAGCTGCTGCAGGGaggacaaacacacacacgcgcgcgcgcgcgcgaacacacacacacacacacacacacacacacacacacacacacacacacacacacacacacacaaccctgaACTACAGGGCGCGTTTGGGACCAAAAAGTACAAGTTATTTAAGGTGGAACGGACAACCTCAGGGAAATGTAAGTGGGTGTGCTGCTCCCCATTTCCACTGAGGAGGCTTGCCCTGGCATCCTGTGCCCTCCAAACTTAGAAATATCAATGCATTTGATGAAACTATCTATACCTTTTGCAACTAAATAGGTTATGGAGACTACAGAAATAGGGGTTTCCCccccttattttctattttccatgaaTTGTATTCACTTTTGCTTCCCACAATGCCtgagtttccttcctttcttggtGCATGAAAGAAAACCAAGCAAACTAATCTATCCACAAGTCTACTTACACACAGTTCCAAAATGTCACAATTATTCACTTTGCTATAGATTCTAGGAAAGATATTCTTTCAACCCCACCTGCTCTGAATCCCCAAAGGGAAGGAGTAAGTTTTCCTTAAGACTCAAGTGTCTTTTCCTGGGCTTTCTGAGAAAGGGAAGCAACCTTCCTTCTGAGCCCAGCCCCTGGGCATTTCCCTTTGCTAATCAGGTAAGAAGTGGGCAGGTTTTGTTTTTAGGGTGAGTCTTTCCAGGACTCCCCCCAAGCCCAGCCAAGGGACACCTGAGCCCAGAGATCCTGGAGAGCTCACATCATCTTCTGTCAGTGTTCTGAACTATGGTTTGGTGAGAGTGGAGATCCACTTTCAAGTAACCTGTGGAGTTTCCTCATGTGAGCAGGCCTTtgagagaagggagaataaagcccTACAGTGGTTATGGAAAGACAgtatcttttccttccctcttcttaGGTTTGCAGTCCCAGTGCAAAATGAGTATGTGGGACCTTTACTGAAAAGTTATTAGAGATTTTAAGACAGCGATAATAGCATTAAAGGGTAAGGCTATTAAGTTTAGGATCTTGTGTGACTGTACACGTCTCTATCCATGAAACCTGCATTGTCCCCACCCCTCTCAGTTGGAGGGAATTCCCTCTGGTTGAAGTAACTTGTCCCCAGGCAGGATTGGTTTGGGAGTAGACTGGGAGAGCAGCAGTAGGTTCTGGCTTCAGAGGTTCCTCCCTCTCTTTGGTGATCATTAAATCTGGTGCCTTCTCTTTCCTCAAGTCTCTGCTCCCTGAACTAAGGTCTGGGCCCCAAACTCCTCCTGGATGCTTCCTGAACCATTCCTGGGGTGGGGAGTACCCTCCTGCTTTCCCAGCCAGCTCTTCATTCCTTGCCTTGAAAACCTAGGCCAACCTGTGTGTGCGAAATAAGGGAGactcagagaaggaagggagaaagggagtaGTCCAGTTTTCAAGTGGGGAAAGGGGCATACTGGTCTTTCTGGCTGAACAGACACTATGGAGTGAAACTAGTGTCCTCTAGAGCTTTGTGGGCACTCTGAGCCAAGTTGGGGAAAGCTAGCAGTCTGGGCCCTGGCTTTCCCAGGGCACTACTTAAGCTTGCTATGAAAATGCCTTTTTATAGTTTCCCCCACCGCTACCCCCACCCcaatcttattttaataaatacatcCTCAGGCATTATTTACAAGCTCACATAATTTACCTATGCTATTTGGCAAAGCAACTTTGCAAAagaaagtgaatgaataaatacttcATAACTGCTGGTAGAGCAGACTGGGTCCTGTAATGAAGAAAAGATTTATGTCACCTTATTTCAGCCCAAATAGCAGCAGCTTCGGCTTGTCTCAGCCCAGTGCTTCTATTTAAATGTTACTTTCATATATTATGTGGCATTAATTTAACTATAGCTCATTAAGGCAGAATGAAATGGTTAAATTAACTTATCAACCCATAATGATGATGAATGAGGTATTAATTCAGATACAAGCTGGGCAATTTGCAAGTTTACGCATTCTGATGGTTCTCAAATAACATTTTGAATAGCGGGTCAGCGCCTCAATCAATTACATAAGCATGTAAAGTCGGTCTCtcggaaaaaaatcctttttcatGCATATGCATTAAAACATGTTCGCAATTATCCTCGGAAATTGCCTTCATTGGATTAAGCAGCAGTCTTGGACGCGGGTTCTGATCTTCCCTGGGCTTTTATTAAAGCTCTGAGCAGCTTTGGCAATAACAGAGCGGATGGGCTGTTTGTTTAAAGAGTGTTTACCAAAGAAAGGGGCCGGTGGGGCGTGCGGGTTGATAAACACGGACCCATTTCCTTGGGAGAAGTTGCTGGAAATCGCCTGCCCTCCCAGCCTGAGGAGAAAGCCCCGTCAGTGGAGACACCAGCCCTGGGGCTTCGGCTTTCCCGGCGGGTAATTAATCGCTGCCTCAAAAAGCCAGCCTTGGGCTCCGGCTGTGCTCTGCAAGAGAACCCCGTGGCCCTGCGTGGGACTCCCTGCCCTCTCAGGGACCCCGGCGGGGGCGGGATGGGTAAACCCGGCTGCCTCCTGAAATCCTTGGTTCCTCCAAGCCAGACCGAAAGGCGACTTAACTTCTTCCTGGGACGCGGCTGCAGGCAGAGGGATTTAATGGGACCTCAGGCGGGGGCCGAGTCAAGGAGGCGGAGACCGCTTTGTTTTCAGCCTCCCCACGCGTAGCAGTGACTGACTGCTGGCGAAACTCTGTAGATCTGCTAGGTTTGGCAGATTTATGGGGAGTGGGGGAGTGGTGGCAGGCCAGCTCATTTTCCACTCTGGAGTGGAAGCTGCGGGAGGGCAGGGCTAGGCCTCAAATTCTGGAGCCCcagtctccctcccctctccctggccAAGCCGCGCTGTTTTGCCAACCCGACTGCGAAACCTGACTCAAGTTCTCTTCGACAAGATCAGAACCCTGGGCAGAGGCTTGGTGGGGAGGTAGGAGGGATTAAAATGGGGGTTCCACTGAGACCTCATTACTTTCCATTGCCAccaccacttttttttaaaaatcttggacGGTTAACTTTTTAAGCGCCTTCGATTTGCCAAGTGCTGTCAAAAGCCCTTTTCACATGTTAACTTATTTAATTCTCTTACCAGATAGGTTccactattatctccatttcactgaGGGGTGAACTGGGTGTGTGATGAACACTTTTCTGAGTGACAAACCGGAGTATAATCCTGCAGAGCTCAGCCACCCCGCTAAGCTGCTCCAGAAGGCGGGGCTCAATGAAGGGTGTGTTGGGGGTGACAAGGGCAGATCCTTACCAGGGAAGTGCCCTCCTTATCATGGGGGTAGATCTGCACTGGTGTTGACCAAACAGGAACCTGGCCCTCTTGAGCGAGCAGAAGGCTGCGGCTCCGGTGACAGGTAGTTTATTTCCACCCTCCCATCCCCCCCAGCACTCAAGACCCCACCTCGGGGCCTCTTCCAGCCAGGTCCTTCTTCTCTTTGAGCGGGTCATCTTCTTGGAGGGCTGCCCGGACAACTGCTTCGAACCCCGAGAACTTTTGCTTTCCCAGGTTCCTCCCCGAGGCAGGGAGACCAGGCTAAAGGGCGCGTAAGGGTGGCCTGGCGTTTCTGCACAGCCGGGGGGAGGGAGTAAATCTGGGAGCAGGGTCAGCGAGCTCGGGTCTACACTCCTCAGGGGTGCAGGTCTCCAAAGCCGCCGCAGGGGGACGCGCCGCAGCGTCTCTGGTCCCTCGTCCTCCCGGGCTCGGGACAGAGCcgcaggaggaggagccaagagtTGCTTGCCGCTGCCCGCGCAAAACCTGCGGATGCGTGCTCCCTGCGGTTTCCAAAAGTGTTCGATAGAGAAAAGAAGCCAGGAGGCGGGAATGAGACAGGAAATGAGGGAAAAAGCTTAAAAGGCTGCAGTCTCCGTGGCGACTCTTTACACTTGGCCTTCGTCTGCTGCCTCCGCCCCCATCATTCCTCCAAAACTTCTCCTGCCCGCTGACTGTCCAGGTCACCCGGGGGGCGGGGCTGGTGCTTTGTTAAAGTTGATTAACATCACTCACATACTCACATGCGTGGGCCCAGAAATGGCAAGAGGAGGGCAGCGTCTGTCCATTTCCAGGACAGGCCACCTCTGAATGTGTCACGGACAAAGCTCTGCTGGCCGAAGTGCAGGAGGCTCCCAGGGGCGGGTTTACTGTTTAGCTCAGAAAAATGCTCAGCTGCGCTCCGAGCCCCGAGTGCTGTCTCTGACCAGGAGGCTGTCCTGAGAGAGGCTATGTGGTAGTGAGGTCCAGAACGACCCCATCAGCTTCTCCTCCCCGCAATTCCAGTTTGCCTTCAGGGTCACCTCCTCAGCAAACTTCTTTGATTTCTTACACAAAGACTCCCGCATCCCGAACGCAGCGGCTTGAACTCCAGTGGCCAGAGAAGGCAAGCGTTGGGTTTTAGCTCGGGAACTCTAGAGCCCTGCGCAGAATAGAGGTTCCATATATGTTTTTGATTGAACGAATGAATAAATGAGGGGAATGGTAGAGAAGCCAAAGGCTCCCAAAGCGCCCAGGGCTGCTGA is a window encoding:
- the EVX2 gene encoding homeobox even-skipped homolog protein 2; translation: MMERIRKEMILMERGLHSPTAGKRFSNLSDSAGNAVLEALENSQHPARLSPRLPSAPLHSALGDIPAKGKFEIDTLFNLQHTGSESTVSSEIASAAEGRKKLGHYSEAAAEADMSSDVEVGCSALRSPGGLGAAPLKETNGKGYAESGSAAGTATSASGSGLGSLHGGGGGAAQGGSGSGADQVRRYRTAFTREQIARLEKEFYRENYVSRPRRCELAAALNLPETTIKVWFQNRRMKDKRQRLAMSWPHPADPSFYTYMMTHAAATGSLPYPFHSHVPLHYYPHVGVTAAAAAAAASGAAAAASSPFATSIRPLDTFRALSHPYSRPELLCSFRHPGLYQTPAAAAGLNSAASAAAAAAAAAAAASSAAAAGAPPSGGSAPCSCLSCHSSQSAAAAAAAAAAALGSRGGGGGGGGGGGAAGASGGSDFGCSAAAPRSESGFLPYSAAVLSKTAVSPPDQRDEATLTR